Genomic segment of Mercurialis annua linkage group LG6, ddMerAnnu1.2, whole genome shotgun sequence:
gaTTCCTTACAAGAACAGGAGTCCCATCCCCTATAAAAGCAGAGCCAGTTGCTCAGAATTAGAGAAAGAACAAAACATTTGATCAGCGAGAGAGCAATATGGCTCGTTGTACCAACGTTTGGAGTCATAATTTATTTGAAGAGTTCCGAAAGCTTGATACAGTTCTTAATGTTTATCCAGTTGTGTCATTTGATACTGAGTTTCCAGGGTTTCTTGCGACTTCACCCCGAGACTGTGGGGATGTTCGGAGATACGCTGATTTAAAATGTAATGTCGACGCTATGAATATGCTTCAACTAGGATTAACTCCTTCGAACATGGAAGGCGAGATTGGCGGAACCTGGcagtttaatttctttttcagcAGGGACCTTCATGTTTATTCTCAAGATTCCATCGTGTTCTTGGAGAAATCTGGAATTGATTTCGTAAGACTCGAGACAGACGGCATTGATTTACAAGAGTTCTCGACATTGTTTCTCTCTCTTTTAAGCCGTCATCGTGATTTACTTTGGGTGAATTTTCACGGCTTATACGATTTAGGTTATCTAGTCAAGCTTTTGAGCAACGACTTATTACC
This window contains:
- the LOC126687915 gene encoding putative CCR4-associated factor 1 homolog 8, which translates into the protein MARCTNVWSHNLFEEFRKLDTVLNVYPVVSFDTEFPGFLATSPRDCGDVRRYADLKCNVDAMNMLQLGLTPSNMEGEIGGTWQFNFFFSRDLHVYSQDSIVFLEKSGIDFVRLETDGIDLQEFSTLFLSLLSRHRDLLWVNFHGLYDLGYLVKLLSNDLLPESITDFTRLIGECFGSMVDVKYMARLCDGLLEGELSLEKLANILGVERVGGAHQAGSDSSLTCLVFNNILMTYNELQPADYLGHLYSIQSRICRSQQQPLVRVQPPPNALVRVQIPPNIMCFRAAPRPIVPIFCSPYGMRRVQMKPVHTVHRLLF